The Ziziphus jujuba cultivar Dongzao chromosome 1, ASM3175591v1 genome segment GCAACCTTAATTCTAAAAAGAGATATTGATGACCTGGAGAAATCAGATTAACCAACATTAATAATCATCGAATTGCACATAAAATTAGTGTTTATGGAGTTGAAGCAGCTAGAAAGTAAAACAGTCCCGTTATGAACCAGGTTAGAACGCTAGAAACATGTTTGGAGTGGCAGAGAGAACCTTTTTTCACTTCAGGCGTTCCACAAAACCAGGACACAGTAATTTTTCAAATCCGATGAAACTAGGtggcataatatatatttttgcagaCTCACTTCTTTGTTAGGATTTTCTTTTGCACCTGTCTTTACTAGGATTAAACCATAACAGCACATTTTGAAATAACAGAATAATGCTAACCAAAATATCTGTTCCCTGTATTAGTAATAGCTTTCGCGAAAAAAGTCCGTGATTATGTTATCAAGGCAACGCATTCATACAGTTGAAGAATTCCAAAACATCAACAACAATTGGATGCAGAACACAATTTCTCTCCTGTTCACAGAAGGCAACCATTACTGATAAAAATAACTATTCTACTCTGCTACAAAGTGCTAAACATAGTTTCAGCCACAGCTCAAACGAGAAGCTGAGGACCATACCCAATTTCTCTCCTGTTCACAGAAGGCAACCATTACTGATAAAAATAACTATTATACTCTGCTAGAAAGTGCAAAACATAGTTTCAGCCACAGCTCAAACAAGAAGCTGAGGACCATTAGTTTAACTTTGCTCCACGTGAGGAACTAACGCGTTAAAGGTCATTAGCAATAGATAGAACAACCAAATCCCAGCACTCAAATATTAACCATAGACAGTCATCCGTTGAATGAACCAGTTTCTGGAAAAATCACAGAACATGGAGAGTTCCATATACATTGTCTCTGCTactaaagtaataataatatcaaggtcaaggttaaaaataaaaataaaaataaaaaaattcaaggaaAACAGGAATACAGGAGTACATATGTGTGCCAGTTTAGCCCTTTTAAGAATATGTGCTGGAAAGAAAAAGGATTGAACCTATGGTAAGAAGACATTGGCCACAAATCAATAAACAGCACATCCAAATTTTTGAGTTCTATTACCTCAAGCAAGATGACACCAACATATATTAAgctacaaaataaatacaaaacttTATTCAGATTTAAATGTGTCATTACTTTAGTCATCATAGACTGACAATTATCAAATATTGAGCAGTTTACTTTAACATCCAACATCAGATTGCATATAGAAAAGGAAGGACACACCATGAGATTCAAAAATGAGgctaaaaagagagaaaaagtttCAAGTGACCAAATGTTTCTCTTCTTGATAAAAGGGTGAAAATTGACACTTCGGCTCTGTGCTACTTGGCAATTTAGAAGCTTTCATTAAATGCGAAATTGCAGCGCCTAGGAAGAAAAGCATTACCTTGCAGCAAGAAATTAACTATACATCATTTACCAAGCAACAAATCAATACCATGAATACAATGAAACCTTAATCtagaagttctttttttttcctagaaGTGGCCCAAGTAAGAGTTTTGGGAAGTAAAATCACAAGAAAAGcagataaatttaatttatattttaggaAGCACCTAACTAGACATCCAAAAACATAGAGCAGAACAGAAAATTTTAAGTTAAATATTGAACATGAGATCAATCTGCACATATACTATGCAAAATCAGCAAGAATGAAGTTAATGCTCAGAAAATAATTGAAGAAACAAAATGCTTCTTTAATTTCCTCATCATGACCAAGTGAACTCAAGTTACCTGATTTCCCAGACAAGATACTCCAAAGTACTCAACAATGAATGaacattttatattaattaaagaaacaaaaaaaaaaaaaaaaaaaaaaaaaaaggaagctaaGATACAATAACAATTCACCATTCCATTACAATGTTTGGTCTAACACTGCAGCATACCGAGCATTTTGTCTTTCTTTCAATGGCCTAATGTTATTGCAAGGAACAAAATGCAAAAATGACCCACGTTATTGCTTGCTTACAAAAATGACAACCCAAGGACCAAACCAAATAACATCATAGGAAATTTTACATGAACTAGCCTAGACAAAGTAAGCAAACTCTACCAAAATCATGTACTCAGAACTCTATAAAACTACTAACCATCAATATTCATTTACACCGTTGTGACATAATGATATCACTATCAGAGTCAATCTCCCACCAAGAGCTACTGTTATCTTCCTGCATACAACCATCATGCACCCCCTCAACTGAACCCTCAGTAAGTAGATCTTCATCCTCATCATCAGAGCGATACACATTTCTTTCAATCTGAGGGTCATATGTCCATTCCAATCTCTTCAAAACATCACGATCTTTCCATTTCCCTACAACTGATACTGCCTCCTTCTTTGCCTTCTTCATCATAATTTCCTTCCAAGAAAACCCAGCATCTGCTATCCTTTTCAAAGTCCCATCATTGACATTCCCAACAACTACTGTCTTGAGACACCTTAATTTTGCTTCATTCAGAACATCAACAAAATCGGAATCATCCGAAACAAGCACAAAACACTGAGCTCCCCTTTGATCCATCATATCCACCATGTGTTTTTTCAACGCAACATCAGCAGCTTGAGGCTTATCAGACACAGTCTGAACCCAAAACCCCGCTCGCTTTAACTCATCAGCTAGACCATACCCCACCTTTGGTGTCAAAACATCCCTTGCAGCATTCTTATACTTCTCCATCTTCATTGAATATTTACCCACCAGTTTCACCCTCCTACTACCTCTAGCCGATTCAATTTGATTCAACCTCTTCATGTGCTCCCGCTCATGAAGCTGCTTAAAGTGATTCACAAGCTTCTCATTGTTATAGAACTTCCTCCCACAAACCCGACAAAGATATGGTTCAACAGGTTTAATCACTCCCTTATTCTCTAACTGGTTCAAcaatttcctctcttttcttctcTCCCTAACAACAGGAGGGACATAGCTAAACGAATGGCGATTTGCATAGGCTATCATGTGCTGAACAAACCCAAAAGAAGAAGCAGTCGCCTTGAGCTTAATCGCTGCTGCATATGGCGGGAATGGATCTGGTGGTTTGTTATCTAAATCCCAGAAAATTGCAACATTTTCTTGAGGTTTTGGGGCAAAATGACAAAATCTATTCAATACAGAAAATGGGCTAAGCTTTTCTAATCTTCTGGATTGGATTGTAAAGAAAAAATTGCCAAGTTTGAGAAATACAACCATAGCCAGAGCCAGAGCTTGATTATGAGTATTAACGTAACTACAACAAGAAATAATTAGAGAACGAACTACACAACAAGAAATAATTAGAGAAAGAAGAGTGTCATACGGATGGACAATCCGCTACCTTCAATGGCTAAAGGAGATGGCAAGTATTGGAAGAAGAAAGGACTTTGACTGCCTCATTTTCCCGCTGAAATTCTTAACTCTGAAGCTTCGAATTGTTCATATGCAATCCCACCAAATGCCTGAAGAAAGCACCAACGGCAAGGTTATGGATTTTTGTCCAAAGATTCACTAAGCGAGAATTCATGGCGGCGATAGCAAAAccaccttcatttttttttttttttttttttttttttgggtattgtaGAAATTTCCTATAGCTTAATGTACCATGAGAGAAAGAGATGGTAGGAGGCTTATGACAACGGGTATCATAATGACTGAACTGAactgtggaatttatttatcaatttttctaaatattaattaatttaaactgttttactaaatttatatttgatcttattaaattttttaactagAATTTTATCACATCACACTGATcaaaacttttaataaatttgtttgaTCCATAAATTAAAGCCCTTAAATCTACATTTTCTTcagggggaaaagaaaaagttttcttCAATACTATGTCATAGTATATATACATGGTTAAAATATCTGAATTCAAAGGTCTCGATACTTTGCTTGGGATGGATAGCTATAACAGCAAAATCTGGAACACCTCAAGGAGTATTATAAGTGgatccaaaaatgaaatttaaacttATAGACTGGTGTTAATCACAATTCCTTTTTCATGTATTCATCAAATGATGAACGTTCATAAAAAAATCAGTGACTGTTACtatgataataaatttatactGTCCTAGGAATCCCAAGAAAAAGATCCCTAATGTCAGTATAAATGTACAAGTACAAATTAGTAGTAGCTTCAACTTCAAGCAAAACATCTACAAACAATGGATACAAAACCGAAAATCACTCCATTTTACATACTACAATCATGACTCGTACATATAACTGTTACTCTGCTACAAATATACATGTAGCATGCAAAGACAACCGAAAACACCACTTCTTCAGCCATAACTCAAGCGAGAATCTGTAAGGCGCATAGTTGTCTGACGACGAGGAATCCCAATTTCACAGGCATTCACCCTGGCTGCAAATCGAAGAGAACAAAGCGACTCGCCAATTGAGGTAGGATCCGGGGAGATATTCACAAACATTAAGGTCTTTGAATCCCCTCCTAGACAAGGCTGTTTGCACATTCAGATGAAGGTTATAAAATCGTATAAATCCAGTTCAAACACTTTACATTTCAAAATTATGGATATTGTATCCTtctggataatatatatatatatatataatatacttatCAAGATCGACgaggaagaaacaaaaaaaataaataaaatttctgcAAGACAATGGAAATAGGAAGTTAGACAACCCAATTCAACCCTGCTTGCCTGACCTGGACAAATAAAGACTTTAAACCCCCTTGTAATTTACTGAATTTATAGGGTTAGCAAAAAATATACTCTATTTATAGGTTTGAGGTTACTCCAACTTGATAATTCGACTAATACAACCAAACCACAATTTAGAAGAAATATGCTACAATATATACCCTATAACAGAACAAAATATTAGGTCTCAAAAAGGTGTTCAGCAACAATTAAataccattttttaattttcgtaAAGGCATGGATATACGCATGTGTTGGGCTAAGGAGGTTATTATATAAATCTAATAAACCTATATGAAATAAAGCTTTCCACATaagtaaatttgttttcaagATTTATTGGAGTCATACAACTTTGTTTATAACTTCAACAATAGTCTGATAATTCAACTCATCTCTCACACGGTGAACTTCATATATTATGGAAGACAAAGGCATCAGGATTGTACTACTCCATAGACCAAAATTGCAACAAAGCAGAAAAGTGGTAGGTAAACAAAGTTCAAAGACATTACAATACCTGGAGAAGATATGTAAGTTTTGAGTTCCTAAAAGGAACGTGGTCCTCCTTTTTGGCCAGAGCAAATATAACATCGCTTAAAGACGACAAGCTTTTGTTTATAGCCTGATTATtgtagaaaaaataaagtaatcatcttatgaaaattaaaaatgtaggTATGTAAATTAGAGAGGGGATTTCAAGAAGAAAGAACCTGAGTTTCCCTCAAACGATCTCCAACTGAGCCACTTTTTGACAGCCGCTCACTTCCAGCAAGATCAATAAGGTTTAAGACCCCCTGAACTTGTTGCTCGGTGCCCTaccaaagcttaaaaaaaatttcagcaaTTACACATGCAAAACAGAGCACTTGAAGCATAATGTGAAATAAGAGCACATATGTGATTGTAGAAACGACGATACAAACCTCATTTACACCAGATATACGCAAAGTAAACACAAAATGGCTCCTTGATGACTGCTCATTCATTTGTGTCTTGCCAACTGACCTAAAATGTCGTAATGGCAACAAAATTATTGGCTTTATATtggttatttaaatatttcaggGATTTAAAGgcatttaaaattcaattgatAAAGAGAACATATTACAACACAGCTTTTGATAGAATCAAATTAcatgggggaaaaaaatcattaaagtcTGAAAGTTATATGTATCACAGTATCTGTACAAAAAGTATAGAACAATAACTATGCACATAGCACCAGATCAGAGGGGGGATGCGAACAAGCATTGTTGAAAATCATAGAAATTGTACAGGCCTTCAATTCATTAATAGTTTAAACAGCAGCAGCATCTATATGGCTATCACAAAATGAACACACCTGCTCTGAGCAGCCTGATGTAGAAGAGAGGAGACCTCTTTTATGCTACAAACATCAATAATCGTGAGGTCAGAAACATGTGTGTTTCCATTTGCATCATGTTTAATTGTATACTGCTTTCCACCAACACCACTTTCAGTTCGCATCATGTCAGCGGTACTTGATCGATTTGTAGATAACAAATCACGGATTGTCTCATTGTATATTTCTAGCATTGAGGCCTACAAATATTTTGGAAAGTAATTGTTATAAGTATAAATAGAAAATGTAAGTCAATGACAACAACATTTAGTACCTGCATCTTGTATTTCCATCCCTGGGATTGAAGAGACTGACTAATTTGGAATATTTGTTCAAGAGAACGGGGTATTAACCCTCTCTGCTCCGAGGCCTCTGGCCTGCCCATCATGGTATAGGTTTTACCAGACCCCGTCTGACCATAAGCAAATATGCAAACCTACAGGTCAACACACAAGCATTACTGCATATTGATGCTAATACCATAGGCAAATTGGATTCCATGaagattttaaaatctaaatatttattattcacaAATCTTCATATAGAGAgcaacatcaattttttttgttttaagatccTGCATAATATCATTTGGTTGAAGTTTTTAAATACTAACCTAAAATGGGCCGTTATTGATGTGGGATGGAACAAGAACACATGGGCTTAATAACCTTATCTACACAGACTACACTGTTTTTAGATACTATACCAAACAAGTTTTAAGCTTGTAAACAACGTTCATTCAATAACAAATGCATTTCCAGATTTTAAAGATCAATTTAATGCAATCATTCAAAAGAACTATCAAACTGTTTTTGGATCACAAACCAGTAAGAGTCTACGGTTATAGTCAGAACCTGAAATTCGTAATTTGTAAGTTCCACAATAAGTTTACAACTGCTAAATTTAACCACATGAACAAAAAC includes the following:
- the LOC107421439 gene encoding uncharacterized protein LOC107421439, encoding MVVFLKLGNFFFTIQSRRLEKLSPFSVLNRFCHFAPKPQENVAIFWDLDNKPPDPFPPYAAAIKLKATASSFGFVQHMIAYANRHSFSYVPPVVRERRKERKLLNQLENKGVIKPVEPYLCRVCGRKFYNNEKLVNHFKQLHEREHMKRLNQIESARGSRRVKLVGKYSMKMEKYKNAARDVLTPKVGYGLADELKRAGFWVQTVSDKPQAADVALKKHMVDMMDQRGAQCFVLVSDDSDFVDVLNEAKLRCLKTVVVGNVNDGTLKRIADAGFSWKEIMMKKAKKEAVSVVGKWKDRDVLKRLEWTYDPQIERNVYRSDDEDEDLLTEGSVEGVHDGCMQEDNSSSWWEIDSDSDIIMSQRCK